acgtaGTTTCTTGTGTTCTAACCCAAACCAACACAGCCAAAATCTCTAGAGTAAGGGCCTggtaatctttatttttcataagcTCCTCTAAGAGCTTGTGTACACTACAGTTTGAAAACTATTTCCTAGAGGATGCACTTGAAACTCCGATGTAACACAGCAATGGCAAACATAACTGCTGCAACAAGGTTTCTGCATAAGGATAAAGACTGCCAGATACATATTTCCCTCCAAAAACAGAGAGGTATCACAAGTTTTTCCTTAACTGGGATCACTCATGGTAGTGATCAGAAAACTATTATCGCTTTAGCAAAACTCGCATGTATAAGTTGCATTTTGTGGGGTAGTTCCCTTACCTTCTGTTATCCTTCCAGTCTCCTAGCTCAAGTTCCAAAGTGCCCTGGAAGTGACGAGTGTGCAAAACAGGCATGAGTCCACCAAGGGTATGAAGATGCCCACACAAATAAGCTGTAGCCGAACTAAccaataaaaagcaaatgaaataaatgaacaatgaTAGCTTGTGATGCCAAGTTAATAAAAATACCTCTTTAGAGAAGCAAAACAGgtagaaaacataaaagaattaaaaacaatctTGATTTTGGAAGCCTGTCTCACCTCATTATTGACCGAAGTCCTGGTGATGGAGAAAGGACAGTGGATGTTGTATAGTGTCCAAACCAAATACTGTGGTTGCTCCAACGGCTTTCCTTGGCCAGTAACAAAAGCTCCTCCATCCGTTTCTGAAATCAGAGAAGAATAGGAGGAGCTTTAATTAGGGCTCAGGCTGAAATCTAATGTCAATGGATTATGCAACTCCCTTGAGGTTTTATAAAAAGTAGTATATTATGTCTAAGCCTTAAACTTTACTAATAAATGACCTGTATGGACCTCTGTAAGTTTCAAGCTGTTTAAACATATGTTATAATTCATTTGATCCTAAAAATAAGTCTGTGCTAACTAGGACGGGGAttattcccatttgacagataaggaaacagaaataaagaataatctttaaattacataaatttctttctttacttctaaatttcttcatagaaataaaaaagaaccactAATCTTCTCAGCCCTGTATACCACAGTGTAATAAATAAAGAGGATATCAAAACTAAGCTTATAAAATAAGATGTACATATATTCAAAGGAAGCTTTGTACCAGAATGTTCACAGTATTCTACTCATAATAGACAAAAATTAGAAACCATCAAAAAATTGCAGTATATCCATATgtgtaaaatggaatactactcagcaataaaaaagcacacacacagtaataTGGATGAATCTTACAGATATattaagcaaaagaagccagacacaagagtacatactgtatgatttcatttatataaaattctagaacaaACAGCACTAATCTATACTGACAGaaaaccaatcagttgttccccAGAACCGCAGGTGAAGATCAACAACA
This DNA window, taken from Cervus canadensis isolate Bull #8, Minnesota unplaced genomic scaffold, ASM1932006v1 Scaffold_040, whole genome shotgun sequence, encodes the following:
- the LOC122436507 gene encoding transmembrane protein 62-like; the protein is MEELLLLAKESRWSNHSIWFGHYTTSTVLSPSPGLRSIMSSATAYLCGHLHTLGGLMPVLHTRHFQGTLELELGDWKDNRR